A window from Aquabacterium sp. NJ1 encodes these proteins:
- a CDS encoding diguanylate cyclase yields MVPKAPHTSDDVEALVARTHVPLSYQKQCVLDAVHRMRNGLLLYPAVWVVLMQVDNYASLHTRFAIGHGVALFLASAIRLIYNSGLKRAMERDFLRAQRLFRAFSLLYNAYWGTLCAIILVAPDAPTLRWLMLMSTVGITAGGTVIVAIDSVLPLLYPLCTLGPSVLAVLPRGGAADLAIAGLSAIFFAYSLGIARMVGREYWARQRSQAQLEQRARELETLSRTDALTRVPNRLKFQESLTVAWRDARRRHEPLSVAMVDLDYFKHINDSHGHPFGDLCLQAAAQGLSSKLRRPTDLVARYGGEEFVVLMPNTGHEGAMQMAQLMLDQIMQTYVTQDEHAAMLSCSIGVATWQPGSDDQAQALVQQADAALYQAKRSGRGRVVAHMPPPPESTGETTDTAGENRELGVLA; encoded by the coding sequence ATGGTTCCCAAAGCTCCCCATACATCCGACGACGTCGAAGCGCTGGTGGCGCGCACGCATGTGCCGCTGTCCTACCAGAAGCAATGCGTGCTGGATGCCGTCCACCGCATGCGCAACGGCCTGCTGCTCTACCCCGCGGTCTGGGTGGTGCTGATGCAGGTTGACAACTACGCCAGCCTCCACACCCGCTTTGCCATTGGCCATGGCGTGGCCCTCTTCCTGGCCAGCGCCATCAGGTTGATCTACAACAGCGGCCTCAAACGCGCCATGGAGCGGGACTTCCTCCGCGCACAAAGGCTGTTTCGGGCCTTCTCGCTGCTCTACAACGCCTACTGGGGCACGCTGTGCGCCATCATCCTGGTCGCGCCAGATGCCCCCACGCTGCGCTGGCTCATGTTGATGAGCACCGTCGGCATCACGGCTGGCGGCACCGTGATCGTGGCCATTGATTCGGTGCTGCCCCTGCTCTACCCGCTTTGTACCTTGGGCCCGAGTGTGCTGGCCGTGCTGCCTCGGGGCGGGGCGGCAGACCTGGCCATTGCCGGTCTCAGCGCCATCTTCTTTGCCTACTCCTTGGGCATTGCCAGGATGGTGGGGCGGGAATACTGGGCACGGCAACGCTCTCAGGCCCAGCTCGAACAGCGCGCCCGGGAATTGGAGACCCTCAGCCGCACCGACGCGCTCACCCGTGTGCCCAACCGCCTCAAATTCCAGGAGAGCCTGACGGTGGCCTGGCGCGACGCACGCCGGCGCCACGAGCCGCTGTCAGTGGCCATGGTCGATCTGGACTACTTCAAGCACATCAACGACAGCCACGGCCACCCCTTTGGTGACCTGTGCCTGCAAGCCGCTGCGCAGGGCTTGAGCAGCAAGCTGCGCCGCCCGACCGATCTGGTGGCCCGCTACGGTGGCGAAGAGTTTGTTGTGCTGATGCCCAACACGGGCCACGAAGGCGCCATGCAGATGGCCCAGCTGATGCTCGATCAGATCATGCAGACTTATGTCACCCAGGACGAACACGCCGCGATGTTGAGCTGCAGCATCGGGGTCGCCACCTGGCAGCCGGGCTCCGACGACCAGGCCCAGGCCTTGGTTCAACAGGCCGATGCCGCCTTGTACCAGGCGAAACGCAGTGGCCGTGGGCGGGTGGTGGCGCATATG
- the ureG gene encoding urease accessory protein UreG encodes MSNLHNIPGRTKKLPPLRVGVGGPVGSGKTTLVEMLCKSMRNTYDLIVVTNDIYTKEDQRLLTVAGALDPERIMGVETGGCPHTAIREDASINLEAVDRMLAKFPNADIVFIESGGDNLAATFSPELSDLTIYVIDVAAGEKIPRKGGPGITKSDLFVINKTDLAPYVGANLDIMEADTKRMRPTRPFVMTNLKTQQGLQDVIAFIETKGMLKA; translated from the coding sequence ATGAGCAACCTCCACAACATCCCCGGCCGAACCAAGAAACTCCCACCGCTGCGCGTGGGTGTCGGTGGCCCCGTGGGCTCCGGCAAGACGACCCTGGTCGAGATGCTGTGCAAGTCCATGCGCAACACCTATGACCTCATCGTGGTCACCAACGACATCTACACCAAGGAAGACCAGCGCCTGCTGACGGTGGCCGGTGCACTCGACCCCGAACGCATCATGGGCGTGGAAACCGGCGGCTGCCCCCACACCGCCATCCGCGAAGACGCCTCCATCAACCTGGAGGCCGTGGACCGCATGCTGGCCAAGTTCCCCAATGCGGACATCGTGTTCATCGAATCCGGCGGCGACAACCTGGCGGCCACCTTCAGCCCCGAACTCAGCGACCTGACCATCTACGTGATCGACGTGGCCGCGGGTGAAAAGATCCCGCGCAAGGGCGGCCCCGGCATCACCAAGAGCGACCTGTTCGTCATCAACAAGACGGACCTGGCTCCTTATGTGGGCGCCAACCTGGACATCATGGAAGCCGACACCAAACGCATGCGCCCCACCCGCCCCTTCGTGATGACCAACCTCAAAACGCAACAGGGCCTGCAGGACGTCATCGCCTTCATCGAAACCAAGGGCATGCTCAAGGCATAA